From a region of the Leptospira kmetyi serovar Malaysia str. Bejo-Iso9 genome:
- a CDS encoding glutamate-5-semialdehyde dehydrogenase: protein MKEIEYVEDLCSRAKKASRVLKSIPSSKKNKVLLELADLLEKRKAEILSANELDLKNGKEKNLSSALMDRLLLNDKRISSIADAVREIVSLPDPVGEVTRGLTLPNGLELVTRRVPLGVVMVIYESRPNVTIDVGALSFKSGNACILRGGSEAFHSNAILVKLFHEILIKEGIDTGAVTFVDKTDRAFMLPFFQQTSSIDIVVPRGGEGLIQFVSEHSKIPVVKHDKGVCNLYIDEDADPEKVIPIVINSKVQRPGVCNATENLILHNGYPFRKELLEALAKEGVELLLDPPSLALYPKGKPVREEDYQEEFLDLRLSVKTVSTLEEALAFIEKTSSGHTEAIVTEDLSTAKIFTNSLDSAALFVNCSTRFHDGGEFGLGAEVGISTGKLHVRGPMGLVHLTTTTTYVTGNGQIRG from the coding sequence ATGAAAGAAATTGAATACGTTGAAGATCTCTGTTCTCGAGCGAAAAAAGCGTCCCGCGTTCTGAAGTCGATTCCCTCTTCCAAAAAGAACAAGGTTCTTTTGGAACTCGCGGATCTATTGGAAAAACGAAAAGCGGAAATTCTCTCCGCAAACGAACTCGATCTGAAAAACGGAAAGGAAAAAAATCTTTCCTCCGCTTTGATGGATCGTCTTTTGTTAAACGACAAGAGAATCTCCTCGATCGCGGACGCGGTTCGGGAAATCGTTTCTCTTCCCGATCCGGTCGGCGAGGTTACGAGAGGTTTGACTCTTCCCAACGGACTCGAACTCGTTACGAGAAGAGTTCCGCTCGGAGTTGTGATGGTGATCTACGAATCCCGTCCGAACGTTACGATCGACGTGGGAGCTCTTTCCTTTAAATCGGGGAACGCTTGTATCCTTCGCGGCGGCAGCGAGGCCTTTCATTCCAACGCGATTCTCGTTAAACTATTTCATGAAATTCTAATCAAGGAAGGAATCGACACGGGAGCGGTCACGTTCGTGGATAAAACGGATCGTGCTTTTATGCTTCCGTTCTTTCAACAGACTTCCTCGATCGACATCGTCGTTCCGAGAGGCGGAGAAGGTTTGATTCAGTTCGTTTCCGAACATTCCAAAATTCCCGTCGTCAAACACGACAAAGGCGTTTGTAATCTTTATATCGACGAAGACGCCGACCCCGAGAAGGTGATTCCGATCGTAATCAATTCTAAGGTGCAAAGACCGGGCGTTTGCAACGCTACGGAGAATTTGATTCTTCACAACGGTTATCCGTTTCGTAAGGAATTGCTCGAAGCGCTCGCCAAAGAGGGCGTGGAACTTTTACTCGATCCTCCTTCTCTCGCTCTTTATCCGAAAGGCAAACCCGTTCGCGAAGAGGATTATCAGGAAGAATTTTTGGATCTTCGTCTTTCGGTGAAAACCGTTTCCACTTTGGAAGAAGCCTTGGCCTTTATCGAAAAAACTTCCTCGGGACATACCGAAGCGATCGTCACGGAAGATTTAAGCACGGCGAAAATCTTTACGAACTCTTTGGATTCGGCGGCGTTGTTCGTAAATTGTTCCACTCGTTTTCACGACGGGGGAGAATTCGGCCTCGGCGCGGAAGTCGGAATTTCAACGGGTAAACTTCACGTGCGCGGTCCTATGGGATTGGTTCATCTTACGACCACGACCACTTACGTCACCGGGAACGGACAGATTCGGGGTTGA
- the nadD gene encoding nicotinate (nicotinamide) nucleotide adenylyltransferase: MSEESSILTGIFGGSFDPPHEGHSGILKSFFREVPECKELFLIPNRQNPLKGEKLSPSPSIFEMLNLFASEFDAPIRILDLELKRTGPSYTIQTLRELKNLFPKRVFVLLIGEDNYANFHEWKDWKEILDEVREVFVFRRFSEIIPINPHLLARTEFRFLKNPLIPVSSTDLRNSFSKTDSGSNASALPVSRYENRISKPILDYIRKNGLYRK; this comes from the coding sequence TTGTCCGAGGAATCTTCGATTCTTACCGGAATTTTCGGCGGAAGTTTCGATCCTCCGCATGAAGGACATTCAGGAATTCTAAAGTCTTTTTTTCGGGAAGTGCCCGAATGTAAGGAATTGTTCCTGATTCCGAATCGACAAAATCCGCTCAAGGGCGAGAAACTTTCGCCTTCTCCAAGTATATTCGAAATGTTGAATCTGTTCGCTTCCGAGTTCGACGCGCCGATCCGGATTTTGGATTTGGAATTAAAACGAACGGGACCCAGTTATACGATCCAAACGCTCCGAGAATTAAAAAATCTTTTTCCAAAGCGCGTCTTCGTTCTTTTGATCGGCGAAGACAATTACGCGAACTTTCACGAATGGAAGGATTGGAAAGAAATTTTAGACGAAGTCCGCGAAGTTTTCGTCTTTCGAAGATTTTCGGAGATCATTCCGATCAATCCGCATCTTTTAGCGCGGACCGAGTTTCGTTTTTTAAAGAATCCTTTGATTCCGGTGAGTTCTACGGATCTGAGAAATTCTTTTTCGAAAACGGATTCCGGCTCGAATGCAAGCGCGCTTCCCGTTTCCCGATACGAAAATCGAATCTCAAAACCGATCTTGGATTATATCCGAAAGAACGGGTTGTATCGGAAGTAG
- a CDS encoding rhomboid family intramembrane serine protease, with product MLIFEKANFLGRIPFITFFLIGLMCLLNLLGVGDLHLSSSQIDSYHLVASIFGHANFLHFLGNAFYLYMYGDNVEDVLGHVVYLCLFVLLGVVANFAFISLHIGEEYRLIGASGAISGILGLYYIFFPKVKTNVVIPIRIPYSIFEEYISLDNIPVSWSFVFWFVIQIAFTIRESFGVLGIAFSAHAGGFLAGTLIGILFKRIGFLDRHSERLNSLKMDKMSILCPSCNTPKKIPRYGRYKCGACECEFFFDSKGKRILIP from the coding sequence ATGTTGATCTTTGAAAAAGCGAATTTTTTGGGAAGAATTCCTTTCATAACTTTTTTCCTAATCGGTTTGATGTGTTTGTTGAATCTATTAGGAGTCGGCGATCTACATCTCTCTTCGAGCCAAATCGATTCGTATCACTTAGTCGCTTCGATCTTCGGACACGCCAATTTCCTGCATTTTCTAGGCAACGCATTCTATCTTTACATGTACGGCGATAACGTAGAAGACGTTCTAGGCCACGTCGTTTACTTATGCTTATTCGTTCTGCTTGGTGTCGTGGCGAACTTTGCTTTTATCTCTTTACATATTGGAGAAGAATATAGATTGATTGGAGCCTCCGGAGCAATTTCGGGAATTTTAGGTTTATATTATATTTTCTTTCCGAAAGTAAAAACGAACGTCGTAATTCCGATTCGAATTCCGTATTCCATCTTCGAAGAATATATCAGCTTGGACAACATTCCGGTTTCTTGGAGTTTTGTGTTTTGGTTCGTCATCCAGATCGCCTTTACCATTCGAGAATCTTTCGGAGTTTTAGGAATCGCATTCTCCGCGCACGCCGGAGGTTTTTTAGCGGGAACTTTGATCGGAATCCTATTCAAAAGAATCGGTTTCCTGGATCGACATTCGGAACGATTAAATAGTCTCAAGATGGATAAGATGAGCATTCTATGTCCGTCTTGTAATACTCCTAAAAAAATACCGAGATACGGAAGATACAAATGCGGCGCCTGCGAATGTGAATTCTTCTTCGATAGCAAAGGTAAAAGGATTCTGATACCTTAA
- a CDS encoding UDP-N-acetylmuramoyl-tripeptide--D-alanyl-D-alanine ligase — MKATFSYDPETIRKTLGSASATWFQKEASITNITTASTEAEAGSLFVPLRGNRDGHEFIQDALSKGASYFLVEENHPIFKELDEEKKKKAIPVRDTLVALGKLAAFHRSRFNPIVIAVTGSSGKTTTKELLGNCLKNLGEEALVVTEKNYNNEIGLPFTLFRISDQTRIAVCELGMNHKGEISRLTEIAKPNYAIVTTIGTAHIEFLGSQKNIAKAKAEVAEGLSKDGILFYPSTGEYSKILKKKTRKYGAKFVLVKPEQTFSILRKNPSGFSLRYENDEIEWNLPGDKLLGNLAVAVACLETIGTPKEWIREGIASFKSGNKRLDLQRGKFSVINDTYNANYESMLSSLEVADQLADGKEFYAVLGDMKELGKHSSEFHKKLGKHCAGFQNLKGLFTFGTDSRWIGEEFVKRTPSSRVSKHFENTEEGLKQLVQSFLNSVPEGSVVLAKASRGIQLERFVDSLPV; from the coding sequence ATGAAGGCGACCTTCTCCTACGACCCGGAAACGATCCGTAAAACGTTGGGTTCCGCGTCCGCAACCTGGTTTCAAAAAGAAGCCTCTATCACAAACATAACGACCGCTTCCACGGAAGCGGAGGCCGGTTCCTTATTTGTCCCTCTTCGAGGAAATCGCGACGGACACGAATTCATCCAGGACGCTCTTTCCAAAGGAGCCTCCTACTTTTTGGTCGAGGAGAATCATCCGATTTTCAAGGAACTCGACGAAGAGAAAAAAAAGAAGGCGATCCCAGTGCGAGACACGTTAGTCGCTCTTGGAAAACTCGCCGCATTTCACAGATCCAGATTCAATCCGATCGTGATCGCGGTCACTGGTTCGAGCGGAAAAACGACTACGAAAGAACTCCTCGGGAATTGTCTCAAAAATTTGGGCGAAGAAGCCTTGGTAGTTACGGAAAAGAATTATAACAACGAGATCGGACTTCCGTTTACGCTGTTCCGAATTTCGGATCAAACCAGAATCGCCGTTTGCGAACTCGGAATGAATCACAAAGGAGAAATTTCAAGACTTACCGAAATCGCAAAACCGAACTACGCGATCGTCACAACGATCGGAACCGCTCATATAGAATTTTTAGGAAGTCAAAAAAACATCGCAAAAGCGAAAGCCGAGGTCGCAGAGGGTCTTTCCAAAGACGGAATTCTTTTTTATCCAAGCACTGGAGAATATTCTAAAATACTAAAAAAGAAAACCCGCAAATACGGCGCTAAGTTCGTATTGGTAAAACCGGAGCAGACGTTTTCCATTCTCCGTAAAAACCCGTCCGGATTTTCCTTACGATACGAAAACGACGAGATCGAATGGAACCTACCCGGAGATAAACTTTTAGGAAACTTAGCCGTGGCCGTCGCTTGTTTGGAAACGATCGGAACCCCCAAAGAATGGATCCGAGAAGGAATCGCTTCCTTTAAGTCCGGAAACAAAAGACTGGATCTGCAACGCGGAAAATTTTCCGTAATCAACGATACGTATAACGCGAACTACGAATCCATGCTTTCCTCTTTGGAAGTCGCGGATCAACTCGCGGACGGTAAAGAATTTTACGCGGTTCTCGGCGACATGAAAGAACTCGGAAAACATTCCTCCGAATTCCATAAGAAACTCGGAAAACACTGCGCCGGTTTTCAAAACCTGAAGGGGCTTTTTACGTTCGGAACCGATTCCCGTTGGATCGGCGAGGAATTTGTTAAGCGAACACCCTCTTCCCGCGTTTCAAAACATTTCGAAAACACGGAGGAAGGATTGAAACAACTCGTTCAATCGTTTTTGAATTCGGTTCCCGAAGGTTCGGTCGTTTTGGCGAAAGCTTCGAGAGGAATTCAATTGGAACGCTTCGTGGATTCCCTTCCGGTTTAG
- the purE gene encoding 5-(carboxyamino)imidazole ribonucleotide mutase, whose protein sequence is MSAKVAIIMGSHSDWETMKEAETILKEFGVSVHKEIVSAHRSPELMLEFSKAAKKTGYSVIIAGAGGAAHLPGMVASMTTLPVLGVPVQSKTLNGLDSLLSIVQMPGGVPVGTLAIGTAGAKNAGLLAIRILSLQDAELSEKLERYRDKIREDALSKNKDLL, encoded by the coding sequence TTGAGCGCGAAAGTTGCAATCATAATGGGCAGTCATTCGGACTGGGAAACGATGAAGGAAGCCGAAACGATTCTGAAGGAATTCGGCGTTTCCGTTCACAAAGAAATCGTTTCCGCGCATAGATCCCCCGAGCTTATGTTAGAATTTTCTAAAGCGGCAAAGAAGACCGGTTATTCGGTCATCATCGCCGGAGCCGGCGGAGCCGCACATCTTCCCGGTATGGTCGCGTCGATGACCACACTACCCGTGTTAGGCGTTCCCGTTCAAAGCAAAACGTTAAACGGCTTGGACAGTCTTCTTTCCATCGTTCAAATGCCGGGCGGCGTTCCCGTGGGAACTCTTGCGATCGGAACCGCGGGAGCTAAGAATGCGGGTCTTCTTGCGATTCGAATCCTTTCCCTACAAGACGCGGAACTTTCGGAAAAGCTCGAACGATACAGGGATAAAATTCGAGAAGACGCTCTTTCCAAAAACAAGGACCTTCTGTGA
- a CDS encoding 5-(carboxyamino)imidazole ribonucleotide synthase, translating into MKLNGTLPPGSKLGVMGAGQLARMFCLEAIPFGYEVSVYSPEKNSPASGAGAKEYVAAYEDEKSLVDFLKNIDALTFEFENIPEIALSIIQKFSEESGLAVHPSPDCIRIAQNRWKEKNSFRKAGIPTVNFYPVFTEEDKASVLSKTSFPCILKTNTMGYDGKGQVKCRSKEELSKALSDLKELNHIVEEFFPFNAEASVILARFENGKILNFKPSENVHKNHILDLTFHPGKFSKEVETTLVESARKLAETIGYVGVFGVEFFIKGEEILCNEFAPRPHNSGHFSQDCGTLSQFALQLRTLCNIPSPDSIPTTPVTMKNILGEDYKPGSDLWNSALENPYFHLHLYGKTEVRNGRKMGHWNYSGPNPESAFSDWT; encoded by the coding sequence GTGAAGTTAAACGGAACTCTTCCTCCGGGTTCCAAACTCGGAGTAATGGGCGCGGGACAATTGGCGAGAATGTTTTGTCTGGAAGCGATTCCTTTCGGATACGAAGTCTCCGTTTATTCTCCCGAAAAAAATTCTCCCGCTTCCGGAGCGGGCGCCAAAGAATACGTGGCCGCTTACGAGGACGAAAAATCGCTCGTCGATTTTTTGAAAAACATAGACGCTCTTACATTCGAGTTTGAGAATATTCCGGAAATTGCACTTTCCATCATCCAAAAATTCTCGGAAGAAAGCGGACTGGCCGTTCACCCTTCTCCCGATTGTATTCGGATCGCGCAGAACCGTTGGAAGGAAAAAAATTCTTTCCGAAAGGCTGGAATTCCGACCGTAAATTTTTATCCCGTTTTTACGGAAGAAGACAAGGCTTCCGTTCTTTCCAAAACTTCTTTTCCCTGTATTTTGAAAACGAACACGATGGGTTACGACGGCAAAGGCCAAGTCAAATGTAGATCCAAAGAAGAATTGTCAAAGGCGCTTTCCGATCTAAAGGAACTCAATCATATCGTGGAGGAATTTTTTCCGTTTAACGCGGAAGCTTCCGTGATTTTAGCGAGATTCGAAAACGGTAAAATTCTAAACTTCAAACCTTCGGAAAACGTTCATAAGAATCATATTCTGGATCTGACGTTTCATCCGGGCAAGTTTTCCAAGGAAGTCGAAACGACCCTCGTTGAATCCGCGAGAAAACTCGCCGAGACGATCGGTTACGTCGGAGTTTTCGGCGTTGAATTTTTCATCAAGGGCGAGGAGATTCTCTGTAACGAATTCGCGCCGAGACCGCATAACTCGGGACATTTCAGCCAAGATTGCGGGACACTTTCTCAGTTTGCGCTTCAATTGAGAACTCTTTGTAATATTCCTTCGCCCGATTCCATTCCCACGACGCCCGTTACGATGAAGAATATCCTGGGAGAAGATTACAAACCCGGTTCCGATCTTTGGAATTCCGCATTAGAAAATCCTTATTTTCATCTTCATTTATACGGTAAAACGGAAGTCCGCAACGGTAGAAAAATGGGGCACTGGAATTACTCGGGTCCGAATCCCGAATCCGCCTTCTCAGACTGGACTTGA